One Gossypium arboreum isolate Shixiya-1 chromosome 13, ASM2569848v2, whole genome shotgun sequence genomic window, TTGTACTCCCGCAAAGTGTGCATCAATCGAACCCTCCATGACCGTTGACACAACTGTTGGAGTTGTTGCACCTCCAACAAGTCATTCTCCAAGCCATCACAAGTATGAACAATTTTAATTAACGGCACATTATCGCTTTATAAACTAATGTGAAAAACATAAAAGATTAGATTAATTACTACAATCAAtgttttttttattgatttaaaCTATACAATagagttaaataataataatacataaaattattaaaaatattattttatttgtatcaATTAATAACTAAAATCATATTTACTAATGTAATCAATATCATACAGACTTACTTATtcatttaaattttcataaattgataggaataaattatattaagatGATCCTAAAATCTAGGGTTTGTAGGCATCAATAAAATTTTACCACGTCATTAAATTTAAAGACATAAAATTATTCTTATACACTCATTCATATTTAACCTACTCTCCAActctattttttaaataaaaaataaaaaaataatatagaaCTTTTAAATTTATACAATTCTTATTACTAAAGATTCAATGCAATATAATAAGAAAAGAATCCACTGTCTAGaaactaatttaaaaaaaaattagttgcacaaaaataaataatattaacttttgaaaaaataaaatgattaaaagttgtaaaagaagaaaagatgtttgtttatgatttaaaaattaattattttaagtaatttaattaaagttaaattaaattagaaaagACAATAAATATAGATGAATGTATAATAATACTttgttatctttaaaatttaatgacgTGACACTATTTCATTAATACCTAAAgactatattttttaaaatatcctAATATAAGTTATTCCCAAACAAATAAACAAGTCGAAAATGAGTTAACATTGCTTCAATTGCCTTTATTtactaaaatttgaaaattaagcaACTCAATTATGAGTTTGTAGTTTAATAAAACTACAAGTTTAAATTTTATAAGAGAATGTCATCAAAGTCTCATACTTCAtcagtaaaaatattaaaaaatttaaaataaatattaaatataaaatcagaaaacacaaaagaaaattaTTAACAAGATGATACATCAAATATTAACTTTAAAGTTATAATCAACTTCACAATGATTTGAGTTTAGCTTTTAACAGtttcatttttataaaataaataaataaatatacttattaaattaaaaaggGTTTTCAAATTGGAGCTGTAATTAATGATAATGATTGTATGGATGGGACCAACAGATAATAATGGCAAGAAGTTTGttctttttttcaataaaaaGTGAAAGGGTTGTTGTAATTTCATTACAACCGAAGATCTTTCCCCATATCCATACGCAACTTTGGGGACAAGAAGAGCACGCATCTTCCAATTACATCCACAAAAACATTAAGCCTCGCTGCTCTGCAATTTCCCCCTCACACTCTTTTAACTGTTCTTCCCTTTTTTACCCTTCCACCACTACTACAACAAAGCAGCCATTTCAGTCGCTGACCCAACCACACCGACGACTGCAACCATAATCAATGGCTGCCGCGTTACATTTACAAACACACACTTGCTTCCATGGCACGTTCCAACTCTCACCTCCGCCACGACTTTCCGTTTCCTTCCCTTCTTTGTCCCGGTCGTTTCCATCTAACAGACGCTCCCTGTCCGCGCATGTTAAGGCGGCGGTGTCATCTTCGTCCACCACCACGTTGCAGGAAGGGATAGCGGAGTTTTACGATGAGTCGTCGGGGATTTGGGAAGACATATGGGGTGACCATATGCACCATGGATATTACGACCCGGGTTCCGATGTTTCGGGTTCAGATCATCGTGCCGCTCAGATTCGAATGATCGAAGAATCGCTCCGTTTCGCTGGAATATCGGGTTAGTTTtccttaaatatttttaaatatgtgTCAGTTTCTGTTGGAAGATACGAGAGTAGTGCCAAGTCCAATCATACAGGTGCTCCTTATAACTGTTCATTGACTGGACTATACGTCTATATGTCTGAAATTTAGgaaaatttagataaaaatattaagcttaaaaaatatatttttgttcATAGAATTCAGATATACGTTGGATGGAGATACAAAAGTTCCAAGTCCGTGCAGGAAAAGATTGGTTAGGTTAGTAATATATTTGTAAGCAAAACGTGAATAAGAAAAATAGAGCATTGAAATTGACATCCAAACATGGCCCTAATAGTCATAGATGGTCGAAACTGATCAGTTTTTGTTGTACATCCAGATTTTTGTTGCCTTAATTGGAATGGATGAATAGTTCGTTTGTGTTTAATTATTTTCTCCTTATCCTCGGGACTCAATTGAAATATCTGAAATTGGGTTTGCAGATGACCCAGCAAACAGACCCAAGAGAATAGTTGATGTTGGGTGTGGGATAGGAGGCAGTTCTAGGTATCTAGCAAGGAAATATGGAGCAAAATGCCAAGGCATTACTTTGAGCCCTGTTCAAGCTGGAAGAGCCAATGCTCTTGCTAATGCTCAAGTACTAGCAGACCAGGCATGTATTCATACATTAAAGGCTTTTACCATTAGCCAAATGCAATAACTTATTTATTAGTATAACACGTAGCCGTATTAGCAGGTTTGTTTTGAAGTTGCAGATGCCTTGAACCAACCATTCCCTGATGACCAATTTGATCTTGTTTGGTCTATGGAAAGCGGAGAACACATGCCTGACAAACCCAAGGtttgtaacttttttttttttagtttcattTGGCACGATTTCTTTTAAATAATAACAGAAAATAGAATGCATCCATGCTTGAATTATCTGATAATATCATCTTAGATTGGTTATGTTTGGGGTTACAAATTGTGAATAAACTGGCAGTTTGTTGAAGAGCTGGTGCGAGTGGCAGCTCCAGGAGGCACAATAATAGTAGTGACATGGTGCCATAGGGATCTTGGTCCATCTGAAGAGTCTTTGCAGCCATGGGAGCAAAAGCTTTTAAACAGAATATGTGATGCTTACTATTTACCAGAGTGGTGTTCTACTTCTGATTATGTCAAATTATTTCAGTCCCTATCTCTCCAGGTATTTTATTCCTTCATTTTGCTACAAAAATTCatgtaattcttttatttttgtcTTACTTGTATCTTTTCTTTTTTGTCATTATCATCGTTGATATTTATAGACAGTAGATAATTGTTTTTGGTTACTAACTATCCAATCAATAGTAGTTCTGAGAAATATTGTTTTTACATGAGCACTTTTGGGAACAACTTCCTTTGTGCATAATTTTTTGGGAATAATCTTGGAAGGCTGACAGAATTCTTGTGTCATTCCACTTTTGGGATGCCCTGTAAAGCATGGATTGAAGGTTTTGATGTGGAAATTGTCAAAGATATCTTCTTAACCTTTCTTTCAAAATGCAAGtgatttctctttatttctttaaTCAACAACCGCTGCGTTGATATTAAAAAGTAGTTAAAATACTTCAAGTGAATGTAACTTTCATTAACTGCCATTATACCCATAATTTATGTAAGTTATCTTCCATTTTCTCTTGTCCAAGTAACCACTTTTAATTTTACTACCTACCATTTTAGAACATTAATACTCATTTTCTTTTCATAAGTTCCTTGAAAGCACTTTCTTTtcataatttcatttttcaagGTTTATAAATAAAAGTTTGAGTGTCTCATTTACGAGACTTTTTTGATCTTTTAGCGAACTTAGCTCTATAAAATTTTCTCTGCAACTTTCTTTCTATAATCACAACCACCACCATAGCTTTTATCTTTCTCAATCCTTTATTGCGTCCATCACCACTGCCTACCATCACAGTTGTTTTCCAGAATTTGTTCCGATCTTCCTCTCATCATCTCTCCATGACGTCTCATTTTTCTAGATTGTAACATCTCCTCACTTTACTTAAATAAATCTTTACATATATTTTGAtagatttaaataaattttaacataTTCATGTATTAGTATCATATCCGTGTCTCTTTTTCATATTGCATTTTTAATGTTCGTGCTTGATGCAATTAAGATGGTTGCATCATGTAACACCTTTGGGATGTAATGCAGGATATAAAGGCAGGAGATTGGACTGAGAATGTAGCACCCTTTTGGCCAGCAGTAATACGTTCAGCATTGACATGGAAGGGCTTCACATCGCTGCTACGAAGtggtaatattatatttttttcaaCAATCACGCTTTAATAGAATCATgagatcaaaataaataaataaacacccTCTTAGAAGTAAATTATGATTAGCTTTCTCAGCCTTGGTTCTTAATTATGGGGTTGATTAGGATTAAAAACCATAAAAGGTGCACTGGTGATGCCATTGATGATCGAAGGTTTCCAGAAAGGGGTGATAAAGTTCGCCATCATTGCTTGCCGGAAGCCAGCTGAGTAGGCCATAACCCAAATCTTAATTTCTACTGTAATTCATCCGCTCAAATCTGTGTCAATGGTGAAGCTCCTATATGACTTTGCTTTAAACATCCCTTATGGTGTAAGGGAAAATGAGCAAATAAAGTTGAATAAAAAACTGATGCCACTGCAATACGTATGGAGTTTTGAAAAATTGTTTGTTCCATTTCTAACTCTTAAACATATACTTAAAACTACAGCATTTCCGATTAATATTGTGTCTAGATGAATAATAAGGCGCGCCGCTTGCTTTCCAAGCATAGCCAAATTACAGCAATGCAAATTGCAAAATCTCATACCTTTGTACCTTTTAGGAACACAAAGCTTGTCCCAAGATGCTTAATGGATATTTCGATGATCATTATTACCTGAATCCTACCAAAAAGAATTCTTCATTTTCTGCAACTCTTCAAACATATTGACAAGTATGAAAAAGACACTCATGCAGAATATAGGTACAAATTGTGCCACAGTTTTAATAACAATTTCCTTAGTAGGCTTAGAGAGGAGCTTGCTCTTCGAAGAAAAGAGTCGATTGCTAAGAGATTTTCTGATAACATAAAAGAAATTTCCTTTATTACGGCCCAACAGAGATGGTAGACCAAGATATCTACCATGATCTAACGATGTACTAACCCCAACAGAACTATGATAGAATTCCGATCTTGTAACTTAGTATTGGAGCATGATTcccaatttttgaaaatttactgCCTACCAAGAACCAACTTCATAACTCGACAGAATATTTTTAGCATGCATTTCGTTTCATTAATAGAAAGACATTCCATACAGACGAGACTTAAATCAAGACAGATACCTAAAACAAGAAGAATGACTTGTACAAGACGAAGGCCTAAAGGCCAATGATTCCATCATCAAATCTACTAGACATGACAGGCTTCCAACTCTACAAACCACATCAGTTTTCCTTTCAAATAGTTGTGAGGGAGACTCTCACCTGTGTTGGAAAAATACGACTGTAAAACAAAATTGTTAGCACTGATTGAAAAATAAACCAAGCGCAAATAAAAGAAAGAATCACTATACCGTGGAAGAACTACTACTTTAGAAGTAAATTCGTACTAATCAGTGTAATCGTGTAGTGGGCGTTGCCCCTCAAGGTTAACACAGAACTTTAATATTGATACACCCGAATTAGGATGATGGAACACAATTGATATTACTCTTGTATGAGGAATTGCCCCAAGTTTCTCTAGCCAGAGCTTGGTCCTTCGCGAAAGGAAAAAGCCGACAGCCCCAGCAAATGTGCTAGCTGTCAATTTATGCTTTCTCAGTTCTTGCCACTTTTTGAACCGATGCTGAAGACTACTGGACCGAAGGATAGAATGAGTTTCAGCAGGTGCGAATTTCTGATAACAACTAGATTGACTAAACCTTCTTTGAGAAGGGTGATTGACAAATTGACTACTAGTGATGAGCCTTCCACTAACTGGCTCAAGTAGATTCTGGCTGGAATATGTTCTCCTATACTTCAAATTACCCACAAGCAAACCAATGTTATGGATAATCCTGCTTTTGTAATTTGATAGCTGAATGATTAACGGAAAGCAATATGCAAGCATTTCACtgcccaaaagaaaaaaaaaaaaaaaaaaaagagaggatagAGTTAGGGTAAGCAATCATGATTAAAATATGAGGGCGCAAGCAAAAATTTTGTTGAAGATGTGCCTCTATTTGCAAAGAAATGTGTAAAGTTTGCAGTTGCAGAAAAAACAATTATCAATTAAGCTTAAATGTGGGTTTCATTCAAGTCattattcatttaataaaaatgtGGTTTTGTTTTTGTACCATCCTTTTCTTTAACAACTAAACAAACAGAACCTGTAAAAATCAAAAGCTCTGTAAGCATAAAAACTGGACTCAACTGCTCCATATCATCAATGCTACTAAtcaatttaagaaaaaatttCATTCGCCATGGCAAACTTCAAAAAGACTCTGATTCTTCAAACATAAAGAAAGTCAGAAAGAATCCATCAAAAGACTCAAATGATTAAGTTTCATAGTATCtcttagaaaataaaaattatttgacTTAGAAGAGACACCTAAAACCACAAAGGAAAACATGGGAAAAGAatcaaatcaaaaaaaaaaagatgggtATTTATGCTGTGGAACGAAAAAAATCGTAACAACAGCATCTAAGTTCATTGAGACAAAAAATCAAACACTTTAAACACTTTCCAAAgaagaataagaaaaagaaaaaaccctaaaaaagaaaagagagactaACCATGAGAGCTTGTGAGAAGAATGCTGCATAGAGACTGGGATTTGAGAAAGGAAAACAAAAGAGCTTAACAGGGCTGAGCACAAGTTTATAAGAAAAAGGGTTTTGGCAGAAGGGTTTTAGAAATGGAAGAAATCCCAAATGTTTGGCTACACGCCTACACGATTAGCGTTAATTACACACGGGACTTTAGTGGTTGGGTCCAACGAAAAATGTAACGCCGAATAGTACTTCCACAGCCCATGCCATACCGTTCCATGAACAAAGAGTGCAAAATTAATGCTAATATAGTAATTGTGGATTGAGCATTAGCtcgattaatataaaattattattaatataaaatgacGTAAGTTTAAgtgtattaaaatatattatctaCTTATTTATAATGAGTAATTCTAAGTCTGTGTCAAAAAgaataaatatgattaaaaacttataataatattatttttaaaaagaagaagaaaagaagctaAAATACCAATTGAATTACGTTTAGTAATAAAATTATGGGTGATTCACGTGGTTGGaatgtaaaatttaaatatttggttAATGAAATATAGTATTATCTAAAAACAATTTTTACTATATTGttcttattataaaattttatcttgtttaaatttattttctttaacatttttttaaaaaaaattttaaatgtgaCTAACTTTTTTACCAAAGTCTATCTTTTTTGAGCTTAATATTGTTGTACAAACCCTCCCGACTTTTAGACAGGTCCTCGAGTCTGGACGAATAACTTGACCTATGAACAAGTTTAGTTGAACATGATTGGAGATTTAAACTAAAAAATTATAACATTTGAACTAACATAtaataaatcatttataattttttcaaCACTCAATTTATAAttattgaatttgaaaatttgcAATAGAGAATATGAAGTTATTAAATGTTGATTGCAATATATTTGATAGAAAATTTAAACTTTTAAGTCTTATATTAAAAATAAGcattagttttaatttattttatttaggatatatttactatttttaaattgaagtatatttgaataattaaattgttgtattaaaaattgaattatattttagTTGTCAAAGTTACTGAGTGAGAAGGAtaagaaaaataagagattttggttttaattataattatttttgtgtgtgaaaagaattatattgattaatataataagaataaaagggtaattttaaCTTCAATTTTAAATTCCGTCTATGAGATTACACCCTCTTACGACATCTTATCATTATTTAAGAATGTAAGATTATGGGATAGTTAAAATGTTGAGAACCTTAACATAATAATCTCATTTTGAACTATAACATTACATGCCATACTCTTAGATTCAGCCAACCAAACACCCACTAAAAGTAACTTGATGTTTGTTTTGACTTATATGAAGCAGTGGTTAAAACTTTTGTCAAACAACTATTTGACACGAGTTCAAAATCATGTGACCCCATCTCCAACCCTaattattgtataaaaaaaaggTTAAACTTTGTAACATTCTCAAAATCTCTGTGGTTGTAACAATATTATTTTGAGCAATTATGAGTCGAATTTATCAGAAAAAATAAAATGTTATTTATAAGTGTT contains:
- the LOC108461158 gene encoding tocopherol O-methyltransferase, chloroplastic, with translation MAAALHLQTHTCFHGTFQLSPPPRLSVSFPSLSRSFPSNRRSLSAHVKAAVSSSSTTTLQEGIAEFYDESSGIWEDIWGDHMHHGYYDPGSDVSGSDHRAAQIRMIEESLRFAGISDDPANRPKRIVDVGCGIGGSSRYLARKYGAKCQGITLSPVQAGRANALANAQVLADQVCFEVADALNQPFPDDQFDLVWSMESGEHMPDKPKFVEELVRVAAPGGTIIVVTWCHRDLGPSEESLQPWEQKLLNRICDAYYLPEWCSTSDYVKLFQSLSLQDIKAGDWTENVAPFWPAVIRSALTWKGFTSLLRSGLKTIKGALVMPLMIEGFQKGVIKFAIIACRKPAE
- the LOC108461159 gene encoding uncharacterized protein LOC108461159; amino-acid sequence: MQHSSHKLSCEMLAYCFPLIIQLSNYKSRIIHNIGLLVGNLKYRRTYSSQNLLEPVSGRLITSSQFVNHPSQRRFSQSSCYQKFAPAETHSILRSSSLQHRFKKWQELRKHKLTASTFAGAVGFFLSRRTKLWLEKLGAIPHTRVISIVFHHPNSGVSILKFCVNLEGQRPLHDYTD